Sequence from the Maribacter aquivivus genome:
AGATATAAAAATAGCACGGTCGCCCACTTTTTCCATCCAAGTTTGTTTCCAGTCATTAATGGTAAAATGTCTTCCGGTACGTTCTGTAATTAAATCATCATCATCAATGGTTTCATGCTCGTATTGATCAATCTTATTGAATATCATAATTGTTTTCTTATCCGAACTTTTGATTTCAGATAATATCTTATTAACAGATTCTATATGCTCATCAAACTGCGGGTGAGAGATATCTACTACATGTAATAATAAATCTGCCTCGCGAACCTCGTCTAACGTACTTTTAAAGCTTTCTACTAGCTGTGTAGGCAGTTTTCTAATAAATCCTACCGTATCACTTAAAAGAAAAGGTAAATTTCCTATAACAACCTTTCTTACTGTGGTATCTAATGTAGCAAATAGCTTGTTTTCGGCAAATACATCACTCTTACTAATAACATTCATTAAGGTAGACTTACCAACATTGGTATACCCTACCAGTGCCACACGTACCAAAGCACCACGGTTACCTCTTTGGGTTTCCATTTGGCGATCAATTTTTTTAAGCTTCTTTTTTAGTAAAGTAATTCGGTCACGAACTATACGTCTATCTGTTTCAATTTCGGTTTCTCCAGGTCCACGCATTCCAATACCCCCTTTTTGGCGCTCAAGGTGCGTCCATAAGCCGGTTAGTCTTGGTAGCAAGTATTCATATTGTGCAAGTTCTACCTGTGTTCTAGCATAACTTGTCTGTGCACGCTGGGCAAATATGTCTAAGATTAAACTAGTACGATCAATAATCTTGCAGCGTAATTGTTTTTCAATATTACGTTGTTGACCAGGTGTAAGTTCATCATCGAAAATTACCGAGCCAATTTCATGCTCATCAACGTATTTTTCAATTTCTTCCATTTTCCCAGTACCAATTAAGGTCTTAGGGTTTGGAATATCCATACGTTGGGTAAAACGTTTTAAAACTTCACCACCAGCAGTATAGGTAAGAAACTCTAGTTCATCTAGGTATTCCTTGACCTTTTCTTCATTTTGGTCTTTATTGATGATACCAATAAGAACCGCTTTTTCATAATCTATACTCTTCTTTTCTATCATAAATTCCGTAAAGTGTAAAATTAAGCATTTACCGATAAGCTATTTCGTATTTTTATTGACTCGATAATCGAGATTATGTGCTCTGGAGCTTTCTAAGGGAATATTAAATTAATTTTCCCCAAATGTCTCTTTGCTTCTCTAGAGTTAGTTTCTCCTTAAAATAATACATGCGATTTCCATTCTTTAAGAAAAAGACAAAAAAACAGCGTTATACGATTGCATTCTACAATTTAGAGAATCTATTTGATCCAGAGCGCAATACCAAAATTTTAGACAAAGATTATACGCCTAATGGTGCAAAAAAATGGACCGTAGAGCGATATCAGCGTAAATTAGATAAACTCTCTAAGACTATAGTTAAGATAGGTGAAGAAGATCACCCATACCCGCCTGTATTAATAGGTGTTGCCGAAGCTGAGAATAATAGTGTATTTAAAGCATTGTTAGATACCAAAGCTATGGACGATTTAGATTATGGATTTATACATTATGATTCACCAGATGAACGTGGTATAGATACCGGTCTTATTTACCGAAAGCGCTTTTTTAAAGTTTTACATTCAGAACCATTGTTATTATTGGTTGATAATGCCGGCGGAGTTAGGGATACAACCAGAGATATACTATATGTAAAGGGAGAATTGAATAAAGAATTGGTACATGTCTTTGTAAACCATTGGCCATCTAGAAGGGATGGTGGTGTAGAGACAGAATACAAGCGGGTTATTGCTGCCAAAGAAATAGTTCAGAAAATTGAAATGATTAAGGAAACCGAATTGGACCCCAATATTATTGTTATGGGCGATTTTAATGATGATCCGTCGTCAACAAGTCTTCAAACTATGGCAGAAGGGGCTGGTCTATTTAATCCTTTTGAGAAAATACATATACCTAATAGTAAAGGCTCTTCTGTATATGGTAATAAATGGAATATGTTTGATCAGATATTGTTATCTAGTTCTTTTTTCAATTATGAAAAGAGCACACATAGTTTTGATAGTGCAGCAATCTTTGATCATAAGTCTTTAAAAGAGAAAAAAGGTAAGTATAAAGGTACGCCGTATAGAACATTTGTATCTGATCGTTACATGGGTGGTTATAGCGATCATTTTCCGGTTTATGCGATGTTTACCTTTAATTCTTAAAGTACCGTATATCGAGAGAAAAATCCTACACATCATAAAATGATGTTTTCACAACAGGTTGAACATTATGTTTAAGTATTTCGTCGAATAAAAGTGGTCATTCACCGAAAGCTTCAACAAGGTTAATATGTTTGTAGTCCAAATCCTACAATTTTTAAACCTATGTTGACTACCTACAACTTAATCTACCGTAAAAGTAGTGTCTTAATACTACTCCTTTTTGTGTTCTTGGCAACAAATGTTGTTACTGCGCAAACTTCGCAAGAACGTTTAAAAATTGCAGCTAATAATAAGAAGACTGAATTGGCAAATTTCAAATCGAATTTGGTTTCTGATTATGCTCTTGAAAGAACTCACCTTAAAGAGGTAGCAAAACTGAATAATTGGAAAATCAAAGAAACTTTAGCGAACGGTAAAAAAATTGAATTACAGGGTATAGGGGTAGATGGTAGTCCTCTATATTATGAAACTTATTCTGATCAGGCTGGTTTGGTTTCTAGAGCAAGTACATTAAATACAGATGGTTTAATGGGACTTCACTTAGATGGAGATGGAATGAAAGTTGGTGTTTGGGATGCTGGTGTAGCATTAGAAAATCATATTGAATATACATCTAGGGTTACTATTGGTGATGATAATGCTGAGGTTGATACACATGCTACCCATGTTACAGGAAGTATAATTTCTACAGGACTTAAAAGGGATGCTAAAGGTGTAGCAAATATGGCTAATGTAGTATCGCATGATTGGACAAGAGATAAGATTGAAGTAACAGAAGCTGCTGCTGACGGACTTCTACTTTCTAACCACTCTTACGGTATTAAGGCTGATCGTGTTCCAGACTGGTATTTTGGTGCTTATACGAAAGTGGCTCAAGATTGGGACAAGATTATGTACAACGCTCCTTACTACTTAATGGTAACTGCTGCAGGTAATGCACAAAAGAGTAGAGATAACTTAGAACCTACATACGGTAAAACAGCTGATGGTTTTGATGTATTGTTAGGTTTTACCATTTCAAAAAATAATATAACTGTTGCTGGTGCCAATTCTAAGATTGATGGAAACGGAAATTTAAAAACTGCTGATGTTTGTACCTACAGTAGTTTTGGTCCGGTTGATGATGGTAGAATAAAGCCAGACATTGCTGGTAACGGTGGTGCTGTTCTTTCTACAGATGCGGCTAGTAATACTAGTTATGAAACTTCTTCTGGTACTTCTATGGCTACACCAGGTGTTACTGGGTCATTATTGTTGTTACAACAGTACAATAAAGAATTATATGGTGCGTATATGAAAGCAGCCACTTTAAAAGGTTTGGCTTTACATACTGCAGATGATATTGACGATTTAGGTCCAGATTATAAAATGGGATGGGGAATCATGAATTCGAAAACCGCTGCTGAGGTTTTAAATAACAAAGATTTCTCTAGCCACATTGCCGAAGAGACATTAGAAAACGGAAATTCATTTTCTTTTGATGTAACTGCAGAAGGTAACGAAACATTGATCGCTTCAATTTCTTGGACAGATGTTCAATCTAGTTTTATTAATTCTGGTACGTTGAATAATACAACTGCGGCTTTGGTAAATGATCTTGATATTAGAATTACTAAAGACGGACAAACTTTTTTACCTTGGAAATTGAATCCTGCTCAGGCAGCTAGCGCAGCCACAAAAGGCGATAATAAAGTAGATCCTTTTGAAAGAGTTGAAATACCTAATGCAAATGGTACGTATACTATTACTGTTACCCATAAAGGTGAACTTGTAAACGCTATGCAAGATTTTTCATTGATTGTTTCGGGTGTTGCTATGACAACCTGTTCTATAAATGCGCCAGAAGTTGGTCTTGATGAAACTGAAATGACCACTGTAAAATTAGCTTGGAATGCTTCAGAAGATGCACTTTATGAAATTCAGTATAAAGAAGTTCACCAACAAGAATGGTCTACAGAATACATTTCTGTAAATAACTTCAGCTGGAAGGGATTGTTAATCGATACTACCTATTCTTTTAGATTAAGAACGTTCTGCTCACAAAACATCGCTTCTGAATTTAGCGAAGTTGCTACGTTTACTTTTAATGGTGAAAATACGGAGTTAGAAACCTTACATGCTTTAAATGAAGATTCTAATATTCCGTTTAGTGTTTATCCAAACCCTGCGGTAGATGAAATACAGTTGAATGTAAAAACGTCTGATACTACTACCTATAGAATAATGAGTACAGGTGGTGTGGCATTGAAAATGGATAAAGCATCAGATGCTAGAATCAACGTTTCAGACTTACCTTCAGGTTTGTATATTTTACAAATTCAAGATGCTGACGTAAGCAAAAGCACGAAATTCTATAAGTACTAGAACCCTATTTTATTCTTCTAGATTGTGTAGTAAATGAAAGTCCTTGTTGACCAACGGTAGAATTCATAATACCTTCAAATAATGGCTCTGGGCAATCTTTAGGTGCTTGCCATTCAAAAATAAAGTTAGAACCGGTACCTCCTTCAACGTCCATTTCGTCGATAATAATTTCAGCCGTTTCTAAAGGAGCCAAATAAATAGGATGGCTAAAGTAATTTCTTAGCGAAACACCATGGGTATCAAAATATTCGGCCTTAGAGAGATAAATAGTATCGACATCGCTTGTATTTCGTAAACTTACCATAGCGGTTAAATTATGAGTTTTATGTTCAGAGCTACTATAAATTTGAGAATAGATAGATAAATAAGACTTACCATACTCTAAAGAATCTTGAACCTTCATGGTAATTTTTCTCTTCGCCCAGTTTTCAGGGTGTATAGAACTTATTTCCTTTTCTTGTAAACAGCTTGCCAGTACTAAAACTACAGAGAATAATAAGATGATTTTTTTCATAGGTATGGCTCGTTTTTGAACAAATGTTGTTACTAACAAAATTACATCATTAGTGCTATTTTTATATGGGTGGATTCAATTTTAACGTGTTTCTATTCATTAGCTACTTTCTTTACTTCATTATCCGTTAAAAGATCTTGATTTCGCAGTCTTAAATACACTTGCGCAGTGGTTAGTACATCTAGTTCGCAATAGGTAACAATACGGTTTAAATCGTTTTCTTCATAATACACAACCCTAACCATGCTACCGTCAATATCTTCTTTAGGGGATGGTATGCCCAACACATGTGCCATAAGTTTTAGTGAAGTATAATGTTTGTAGTCACCAAATTTCCAAAGTTCCATGGTGTCTATATGCGGAATCTCCCATGGTTTTTTGCCAAATAGATCTAACTTTTGAGGTAGCGATATACCATGAATAATCATTCTTCTAGCAATGTACGGAAAATCGAATTCCTTGCCATTATGCGCACAAAGCACATTTTTAACATGATTAAAATGCTCATTTAATAGGTCTTTAAAATCTTGTAGAAGTTTCGCTTCTCCCCCATAAAACGTGGTGATTCTAAAACTACGCTCCTCTTTTTTAAATGTAAAGTAGCCTACAGATATGCAAATGATTTTACCAAATTCAGCCCATATTCCAGCTCTTTCGTAAAACTCTTCTGCAGTTACATCGTTCTTTCGTTGGTATTGAGATTTGTGTGCCCACAGTTCTTGTGTGGTTTCATCTAACTGGTCAAATGAGCTCTTTTCAGGTACGGTTTCTATATCTAAAAACAAGATATTTTCAAGATGTATTTTATCAGGCATAGAAAGGTAAGATACTAATAAGTAGGAAATTAACACAATTTTGCTTTTGACTTACTGCGTAGTATTTTTGATTTTAATTGCTTTTGGGAGAGTATTTATTGTTTTAAATAATTTCAATAGACCTCGTAAACATTATAAATTCTTAATATTTAATCTTTATATAAAACACTAATTTTTTGATCAGATAATTCTTTGAAATAGCCTAAACAGTATTCATTTTCAGTTATACATTCTTCCTGAATTAATTCATGCCATTCAGATTTAGATAGCAATAGTTTACTGTAATAGTCTATAGATTCTATTGATTTTTCTGAAATAGGATTATCAGAATTTGGTATTGATTTTAGTTCATTAATAGCCCAACTTAATAAAGTGTTTACCTGTACTTTCGTTAATTGATTTCTATGCTTTGCAGTATATTTAAAAATAACCCGACCTAATTCATATCTAACTCTTAATGAATTCGGGTTGCTACCTAGGTATTCTTTACAAGTAATAATTGATTCTTTATAATCACCATCTCTAGAATTTATTGATAATATTTTGCTTATAATTTTTTCCTTGACGATAGTACTTAAGGTATCATTGTGTTTTAACTTGTTGTATAGGATTTTTTTAATTCGATCAGAATGTTTAAGAAGTAAATCGCTATTAACATTGACTTCTAAAGGTTTGGAATAAATGGTTAATGAGTCTTTAATCCTAAATGAAAATCTTATTTCTGTATTTAATTTCCCAGTATATTTTCTCTTATGATAAATTTCATAAGTGTATGAGTCCTTAAATAAATTGATAGTTCTTAACCCCGTTCCACAGATATATGTACGTTCTGATAATTGATCAAATGGTTTCCAAATACCATCAATATTTTTAATTTCTTTATTGAATAATATTTCAGCATTGTATCCACCAAAAATGTTTAAAGTATCTGTTGTTCTATTAATAAGATAAATATTTATGTTTTTGGTTGAATCTATAATTTTTGCAATAATTGAAATTTCATCATTCTTAAATTTAGTAGATTCTTTTAATTTTTTAACTCTACGATTTTCCTCCATTCCATTTTGACCAATACAAATGAAGCTTAGCATGGTCATAATGATGAAAGTAAGAATTTATTTGTATCTCATTTTAATTATAATGGCTAACTATTCACTAAACGCACTCAAGCACGTTTATACCTTTTCACAAGTAATTTAATAAAACTAAAGCTAAGTCAACAGTTCACTTCTGTTCAGCGGAACTAATTTAGATGTTTTATGCATCTGCAATTATGATATAATTAGTAATCATAAGTACTGAGAGGAGAAATAGTCTCAAAAACATCAAACCGACCAACTAGTCTATTTTTTACTGCTAAAATGTGAAGTAAATTATTAAAAATACCGGCGGTAGTCACAGTTGTATCGACAAAATACAAAGTATAAGAAGTTTAATGAGTGTTTTTTGATATTTAAGTATATATAATTAGGCTAATTTATAATGTACCTATTGTTTCCAATTACCATTAAGCCAAGCCGTAGTAAATACAAATTAACGATATGGTGTCAAAAAAACCATGTACGGCAATTACAAACCATAAATCGTATTTGCGTAAGTAGAATATCAGCGCTATGAGCCCTCCAACGGTGCCTGCAACAATTTGTCCGGTTATTCCTTGATAACTATGCATGAAGCCGAAAAAACAAGCTAACAAGACAATATTAAGAACAATACTTAATTTGCTTTCTCCAAAGAATTTTATAAATTGTTTCATGAAATAACCACGAAAGATAATTTCCTCTCCAAACCCAGCAGTAGCCCACACGACTACTACAGCAATCAAGCAAGCGGGA
This genomic interval carries:
- a CDS encoding 3'-5' exonuclease, with amino-acid sequence MPDKIHLENILFLDIETVPEKSSFDQLDETTQELWAHKSQYQRKNDVTAEEFYERAGIWAEFGKIICISVGYFTFKKEERSFRITTFYGGEAKLLQDFKDLLNEHFNHVKNVLCAHNGKEFDFPYIARRMIIHGISLPQKLDLFGKKPWEIPHIDTMELWKFGDYKHYTSLKLMAHVLGIPSPKEDIDGSMVRVVYYEENDLNRIVTYCELDVLTTAQVYLRLRNQDLLTDNEVKKVANE
- a CDS encoding endonuclease/exonuclease/phosphatase family protein; the encoded protein is MRFPFFKKKTKKQRYTIAFYNLENLFDPERNTKILDKDYTPNGAKKWTVERYQRKLDKLSKTIVKIGEEDHPYPPVLIGVAEAENNSVFKALLDTKAMDDLDYGFIHYDSPDERGIDTGLIYRKRFFKVLHSEPLLLLVDNAGGVRDTTRDILYVKGELNKELVHVFVNHWPSRRDGGVETEYKRVIAAKEIVQKIEMIKETELDPNIIVMGDFNDDPSSTSLQTMAEGAGLFNPFEKIHIPNSKGSSVYGNKWNMFDQILLSSSFFNYEKSTHSFDSAAIFDHKSLKEKKGKYKGTPYRTFVSDRYMGGYSDHFPVYAMFTFNS
- a CDS encoding S8 family serine peptidase, with the protein product MLTTYNLIYRKSSVLILLLFVFLATNVVTAQTSQERLKIAANNKKTELANFKSNLVSDYALERTHLKEVAKLNNWKIKETLANGKKIELQGIGVDGSPLYYETYSDQAGLVSRASTLNTDGLMGLHLDGDGMKVGVWDAGVALENHIEYTSRVTIGDDNAEVDTHATHVTGSIISTGLKRDAKGVANMANVVSHDWTRDKIEVTEAAADGLLLSNHSYGIKADRVPDWYFGAYTKVAQDWDKIMYNAPYYLMVTAAGNAQKSRDNLEPTYGKTADGFDVLLGFTISKNNITVAGANSKIDGNGNLKTADVCTYSSFGPVDDGRIKPDIAGNGGAVLSTDAASNTSYETSSGTSMATPGVTGSLLLLQQYNKELYGAYMKAATLKGLALHTADDIDDLGPDYKMGWGIMNSKTAAEVLNNKDFSSHIAEETLENGNSFSFDVTAEGNETLIASISWTDVQSSFINSGTLNNTTAALVNDLDIRITKDGQTFLPWKLNPAQAASAATKGDNKVDPFERVEIPNANGTYTITVTHKGELVNAMQDFSLIVSGVAMTTCSINAPEVGLDETEMTTVKLAWNASEDALYEIQYKEVHQQEWSTEYISVNNFSWKGLLIDTTYSFRLRTFCSQNIASEFSEVATFTFNGENTELETLHALNEDSNIPFSVYPNPAVDEIQLNVKTSDTTTYRIMSTGGVALKMDKASDARINVSDLPSGLYILQIQDADVSKSTKFYKY
- a CDS encoding DUF3124 domain-containing protein encodes the protein MKKIILLFSVVLVLASCLQEKEISSIHPENWAKRKITMKVQDSLEYGKSYLSIYSQIYSSSEHKTHNLTAMVSLRNTSDVDTIYLSKAEYFDTHGVSLRNYFSHPIYLAPLETAEIIIDEMDVEGGTGSNFIFEWQAPKDCPEPLFEGIMNSTVGQQGLSFTTQSRRIK
- the hflX gene encoding GTPase HflX; this translates as MIEKKSIDYEKAVLIGIINKDQNEEKVKEYLDELEFLTYTAGGEVLKRFTQRMDIPNPKTLIGTGKMEEIEKYVDEHEIGSVIFDDELTPGQQRNIEKQLRCKIIDRTSLILDIFAQRAQTSYARTQVELAQYEYLLPRLTGLWTHLERQKGGIGMRGPGETEIETDRRIVRDRITLLKKKLKKIDRQMETQRGNRGALVRVALVGYTNVGKSTLMNVISKSDVFAENKLFATLDTTVRKVVIGNLPFLLSDTVGFIRKLPTQLVESFKSTLDEVREADLLLHVVDISHPQFDEHIESVNKILSEIKSSDKKTIMIFNKIDQYEHETIDDDDLITERTGRHFTINDWKQTWMEKVGDRAIFISALNKENLDEFRKRVYDEVRDIHITRFPYNNFLYPEHLDEY